The following proteins are encoded in a genomic region of Arachis ipaensis cultivar K30076 chromosome B02, Araip1.1, whole genome shotgun sequence:
- the LOC107625101 gene encoding dihydroorotase, mitochondrial isoform X2 translates to MIKTLPLPCQVLRFSSKRFENHKRFNCKGTRMELSITQPDDWHLHLRDGDLLEGIIPHSAKHFGRAIVMPNLKPPITTTAAALAYRESILKALPKDSSFTPLMTLYLTDMTSPDEIKCAKKSGAVYGVKLYPAGATTNSQDGVTDLFGKCFPVLEEMVEQDLPLLVHGEVTDPNVDIFDREKVYIETILEPLVQKLPQLKIVMEHITTMDAVKFVMSCKEGSVGATVTPQHLILNRNALFQGGLQPHNYCLPVLKREIHRQAIVSAVTSGSKRFFLGTDSAPHEKRKKECACGCAGIFNAPVALSVYAKVFEEAGALDKLEAFTSFNGSDFYGLPRNKSKLTLKKAPWKVPELLSFPFGDIVPMFAGGTLEWEVSLN, encoded by the exons ATGATAAAGACTTTGCCACTTCCTTGCCAA GTACTGAGATTCTCTTCCAAAAGGTTCGAAAATCATAAGCGCTTTAATTGTAAAGGAACAAGGATGGAACTCAGTATTACACAACCTGATGATTGGCATCTTCACCTTCGTGATGGTGACCTACTTGAAGGTATCATCCCTCACAG TGCCAAGCATTTCGGAAGGGCAATAGTGATGCCCAATTTGAAACCACCCATCACCACTACTGCAGCTGCTTTGGCTTATAGGGAGTCCATTTTGAAAGCATTGCCTAAAGATAGCAGCTTCACTCCTTTGATGACCCTTTACTTAACAGATATGACAAGCCCTGATGAGATTAAATGTGCAA AAAAGAGTGGAGCTGTTTATGGTGTGAAGTTGTATCCTGCTGGTGCTACCACAAATTCTCAAGATGGTGTTACAGATCTTTTTGGAAAATGCTTTCCTGTTCTTGAGGAAATGGTTGAGCAAGATTTACCATTACTG GTTCATGGAGAAGTTACAGATCCAAATGTTGATATTTTTGACCGGGAAAAGGTTTATATTGAAACGATTTTAGAGCCTTTGGTTCAAAAGCTTCCACAGCTTAAGATTGTAATGGAGCATATTACTACCATGGATGCTGTCAAGTTTGTTATGTCTTGCAAAGAGG GTTCTGTAGGTGCAACTGTTACACCTCAGCATCTTATCCTTAACCGCAATGCTTTGTTCCAAGGTGGCTTGCAGCCTCACAATTACTGTCTTCCAGTTCTCAAAAGAGAGATCCACA GACAGGCTATTGTTTCGGCTGTCACTAGCGGAAGTAAGAGATTTTTTCTCGGAACTGATAGTGCTCCACATGAAAAGCGTAAAAAGGAATGTGCTTGTGGATGTGCTGGCATATTCAATGCTCCTGTTGCTCTATCAGTCTATGCCAAAGTCTTTGAGGAG GCTGGTGCACTCGATAAGTTGGAGGCCTTTACAAGCTTTAATGGATCTGACTTCTATGGCTTACCCAGAAACAAGTCAAAGCTTACTCTAAAGAAGGCTCCATGGAAAGTACCTGAACTGTTATCTTTTCCGTTCGGAGACATCGTTCCCATGTTTGCAGGCGGAACCCTTGAATGGGAGGTATCCCTTAATTGA
- the LOC107625101 gene encoding dihydroorotase, mitochondrial isoform X1 translates to MFGEKGSHGTNINKCCILNLLLFCMDKCRMFGEMVLRFSSKRFENHKRFNCKGTRMELSITQPDDWHLHLRDGDLLEGIIPHSAKHFGRAIVMPNLKPPITTTAAALAYRESILKALPKDSSFTPLMTLYLTDMTSPDEIKCAKKSGAVYGVKLYPAGATTNSQDGVTDLFGKCFPVLEEMVEQDLPLLVHGEVTDPNVDIFDREKVYIETILEPLVQKLPQLKIVMEHITTMDAVKFVMSCKEGSVGATVTPQHLILNRNALFQGGLQPHNYCLPVLKREIHRQAIVSAVTSGSKRFFLGTDSAPHEKRKKECACGCAGIFNAPVALSVYAKVFEEAGALDKLEAFTSFNGSDFYGLPRNKSKLTLKKAPWKVPELLSFPFGDIVPMFAGGTLEWEVSLN, encoded by the exons ATGTTTGGGGAAAAGGGGAGTCATGGTACCAACATCAACAAGTGTTGCATATTGAACTTGTTGCTATTTTGCATGGATAAGTGTAGAATGTTTGGGGAGATG GTACTGAGATTCTCTTCCAAAAGGTTCGAAAATCATAAGCGCTTTAATTGTAAAGGAACAAGGATGGAACTCAGTATTACACAACCTGATGATTGGCATCTTCACCTTCGTGATGGTGACCTACTTGAAGGTATCATCCCTCACAG TGCCAAGCATTTCGGAAGGGCAATAGTGATGCCCAATTTGAAACCACCCATCACCACTACTGCAGCTGCTTTGGCTTATAGGGAGTCCATTTTGAAAGCATTGCCTAAAGATAGCAGCTTCACTCCTTTGATGACCCTTTACTTAACAGATATGACAAGCCCTGATGAGATTAAATGTGCAA AAAAGAGTGGAGCTGTTTATGGTGTGAAGTTGTATCCTGCTGGTGCTACCACAAATTCTCAAGATGGTGTTACAGATCTTTTTGGAAAATGCTTTCCTGTTCTTGAGGAAATGGTTGAGCAAGATTTACCATTACTG GTTCATGGAGAAGTTACAGATCCAAATGTTGATATTTTTGACCGGGAAAAGGTTTATATTGAAACGATTTTAGAGCCTTTGGTTCAAAAGCTTCCACAGCTTAAGATTGTAATGGAGCATATTACTACCATGGATGCTGTCAAGTTTGTTATGTCTTGCAAAGAGG GTTCTGTAGGTGCAACTGTTACACCTCAGCATCTTATCCTTAACCGCAATGCTTTGTTCCAAGGTGGCTTGCAGCCTCACAATTACTGTCTTCCAGTTCTCAAAAGAGAGATCCACA GACAGGCTATTGTTTCGGCTGTCACTAGCGGAAGTAAGAGATTTTTTCTCGGAACTGATAGTGCTCCACATGAAAAGCGTAAAAAGGAATGTGCTTGTGGATGTGCTGGCATATTCAATGCTCCTGTTGCTCTATCAGTCTATGCCAAAGTCTTTGAGGAG GCTGGTGCACTCGATAAGTTGGAGGCCTTTACAAGCTTTAATGGATCTGACTTCTATGGCTTACCCAGAAACAAGTCAAAGCTTACTCTAAAGAAGGCTCCATGGAAAGTACCTGAACTGTTATCTTTTCCGTTCGGAGACATCGTTCCCATGTTTGCAGGCGGAACCCTTGAATGGGAGGTATCCCTTAATTGA
- the LOC107625101 gene encoding dihydroorotase, mitochondrial isoform X3, producing the protein MFGEKGSHGTNINKCCILNLLLFCMDKCRMFGEMVLRFSSKRFENHKRFNCKGTRMELSITQPDDWHLHLRDGDLLEGIIPHSAKHFGRAIVMPNLKPPITTTAAALAYRESILKALPKDSSFTPLMTLYLTDMTSPDEIKCAKKSGAVYGVKLYPAGATTNSQDGVTDLFGKCFPVLEEMVEQDLPLLVHGEVTDPNVDIFDREKVYIETILEPLVQKLPQLKIVMEHITTMDAVKFVMSCKEGSVGATVTPQHLILNRNALFQGGLQPHNYCLPVLKREIHRQAIVSAVTSGSKRFFLGTDSAPHEKRKKECACGCAGIFNAPVALSVYAKVFEEVHTFIFVSTLVHSISWRPLQALMDLTSMAYPETSQSLL; encoded by the exons ATGTTTGGGGAAAAGGGGAGTCATGGTACCAACATCAACAAGTGTTGCATATTGAACTTGTTGCTATTTTGCATGGATAAGTGTAGAATGTTTGGGGAGATG GTACTGAGATTCTCTTCCAAAAGGTTCGAAAATCATAAGCGCTTTAATTGTAAAGGAACAAGGATGGAACTCAGTATTACACAACCTGATGATTGGCATCTTCACCTTCGTGATGGTGACCTACTTGAAGGTATCATCCCTCACAG TGCCAAGCATTTCGGAAGGGCAATAGTGATGCCCAATTTGAAACCACCCATCACCACTACTGCAGCTGCTTTGGCTTATAGGGAGTCCATTTTGAAAGCATTGCCTAAAGATAGCAGCTTCACTCCTTTGATGACCCTTTACTTAACAGATATGACAAGCCCTGATGAGATTAAATGTGCAA AAAAGAGTGGAGCTGTTTATGGTGTGAAGTTGTATCCTGCTGGTGCTACCACAAATTCTCAAGATGGTGTTACAGATCTTTTTGGAAAATGCTTTCCTGTTCTTGAGGAAATGGTTGAGCAAGATTTACCATTACTG GTTCATGGAGAAGTTACAGATCCAAATGTTGATATTTTTGACCGGGAAAAGGTTTATATTGAAACGATTTTAGAGCCTTTGGTTCAAAAGCTTCCACAGCTTAAGATTGTAATGGAGCATATTACTACCATGGATGCTGTCAAGTTTGTTATGTCTTGCAAAGAGG GTTCTGTAGGTGCAACTGTTACACCTCAGCATCTTATCCTTAACCGCAATGCTTTGTTCCAAGGTGGCTTGCAGCCTCACAATTACTGTCTTCCAGTTCTCAAAAGAGAGATCCACA GACAGGCTATTGTTTCGGCTGTCACTAGCGGAAGTAAGAGATTTTTTCTCGGAACTGATAGTGCTCCACATGAAAAGCGTAAAAAGGAATGTGCTTGTGGATGTGCTGGCATATTCAATGCTCCTGTTGCTCTATCAGTCTATGCCAAAGTCTTTGAGGAGGTGCACACTTTCATTTTTGTGTCAAC GCTGGTGCACTCGATAAGTTGGAGGCCTTTACAAGCTTTAATGGATCTGACTTCTATGGCTTACCCAGAAACAAGTCAAAGCTTACTCTAA
- the LOC107625101 gene encoding dihydroorotase, mitochondrial isoform X4, which translates to MELSITQPDDWHLHLRDGDLLEGIIPHSAKHFGRAIVMPNLKPPITTTAAALAYRESILKALPKDSSFTPLMTLYLTDMTSPDEIKCAKKSGAVYGVKLYPAGATTNSQDGVTDLFGKCFPVLEEMVEQDLPLLVHGEVTDPNVDIFDREKVYIETILEPLVQKLPQLKIVMEHITTMDAVKFVMSCKEGSVGATVTPQHLILNRNALFQGGLQPHNYCLPVLKREIHRQAIVSAVTSGSKRFFLGTDSAPHEKRKKECACGCAGIFNAPVALSVYAKVFEEAGALDKLEAFTSFNGSDFYGLPRNKSKLTLKKAPWKVPELLSFPFGDIVPMFAGGTLEWEVSLN; encoded by the exons ATGGAACTCAGTATTACACAACCTGATGATTGGCATCTTCACCTTCGTGATGGTGACCTACTTGAAGGTATCATCCCTCACAG TGCCAAGCATTTCGGAAGGGCAATAGTGATGCCCAATTTGAAACCACCCATCACCACTACTGCAGCTGCTTTGGCTTATAGGGAGTCCATTTTGAAAGCATTGCCTAAAGATAGCAGCTTCACTCCTTTGATGACCCTTTACTTAACAGATATGACAAGCCCTGATGAGATTAAATGTGCAA AAAAGAGTGGAGCTGTTTATGGTGTGAAGTTGTATCCTGCTGGTGCTACCACAAATTCTCAAGATGGTGTTACAGATCTTTTTGGAAAATGCTTTCCTGTTCTTGAGGAAATGGTTGAGCAAGATTTACCATTACTG GTTCATGGAGAAGTTACAGATCCAAATGTTGATATTTTTGACCGGGAAAAGGTTTATATTGAAACGATTTTAGAGCCTTTGGTTCAAAAGCTTCCACAGCTTAAGATTGTAATGGAGCATATTACTACCATGGATGCTGTCAAGTTTGTTATGTCTTGCAAAGAGG GTTCTGTAGGTGCAACTGTTACACCTCAGCATCTTATCCTTAACCGCAATGCTTTGTTCCAAGGTGGCTTGCAGCCTCACAATTACTGTCTTCCAGTTCTCAAAAGAGAGATCCACA GACAGGCTATTGTTTCGGCTGTCACTAGCGGAAGTAAGAGATTTTTTCTCGGAACTGATAGTGCTCCACATGAAAAGCGTAAAAAGGAATGTGCTTGTGGATGTGCTGGCATATTCAATGCTCCTGTTGCTCTATCAGTCTATGCCAAAGTCTTTGAGGAG GCTGGTGCACTCGATAAGTTGGAGGCCTTTACAAGCTTTAATGGATCTGACTTCTATGGCTTACCCAGAAACAAGTCAAAGCTTACTCTAAAGAAGGCTCCATGGAAAGTACCTGAACTGTTATCTTTTCCGTTCGGAGACATCGTTCCCATGTTTGCAGGCGGAACCCTTGAATGGGAGGTATCCCTTAATTGA